TGAGCTAACGAGGCACACACTAAGATTTTAAAATGGCGCGGCGGACGGGGCTCGAACCCGCGACCTCCGGCGTGACAGGCCGATATTCTAACCAACTGAACTACCGCCGCAACCAAGATAAATGGTGGTCGCTATAAGACTCGAACTTATGACATCCACCTTGTAAGGGTGGCGCTCTACCAACTGAGCTAAGCGACCGAAATTAAATAACAAAAAGCTAAAATTTAGCTTTTGGTGGCGACCCTTAGAGGATTCGAACCTCTGTTACTACACTGAGAGAGTAGAGTCCTGGGCCACTAGACGAAAGGGTCATAACCCTAAACAATGGTGTCCTGTGCTGGACTCGAACCAGCGACCCCTTCATTAAAAGTGAAATGCTCTACCTGCTGAGCTAACAAGACTTCAAATAAAAATGGCGCGGCGGACGGGGCTCGAACCCGCGACCTCCGGCGTGACAGGCCGATATTCTAACCAACTGAACTACCGCCGCAACCAAGATAAATGGTGGTCGCTATAAGACTCGAACTTATGACATCCACCTTGTAAGGGTGGCGCTCTACCAACTGAGCTAAGCGACCGAAAATGGTGTCCTGTGCTGGACTCGAACCAGCGACCCCTTCATTAAAAGTGAAATGCTCTACCTGCTGAGCTAACAAGACAATTTTTTGAAAATGAAGTGTGATTATACGCAAAAAGAACTTATTTGTCAAGAATATATGAAGAAATATCGAAAAACACACTAAAATTTATAAATTGAAACAAGGGAATCACCCCTTGTTTTAGCAAGAATAGCAAGTTTTAAACTCATAAGCCGTAGGGCGAGCCTCATAAGGCCAGACTTGCGTCTCAAATTTATAGTGCTGAAATGCATCTATAAATATATCTGTCATAATAGGGCTTAAATATTCATTGTCGCGAATTAGAGCTTCAAGGCTTCCTCTTAGAGTGTGAGGTAGTTGTTCTATACCTCTTTCGCGAATTTCGTCAAGATGTAGTTTAAATAAATTTTCATCCATAGGTCCAACGGGCTCAAATTTATTTTTTACTCCGTCAAGTCCCGCCATAAGCATAGCTGAAAATGCCAGATATGGATTTGCTGTGCTATCAGGGAAGCGAATTTCCGCTCTTACTGATTTCTCACCAGAACCGTAAGGAATTCTAACAGAAGCCGAGCGGTTCTGGCTCGAATATGTTAGTATCGAAGGTGCTTCAAATCCAGGAATCAAGCGCTTATAGCTGTTTGTGCTCGGGTTTGTAAATGCCGCCACACTTCTTGCGTGATGTAAAATTCCACCGATATACCAGCGTGCAAAATCACTCAAATTCGCGTAATTTCCCTTGCCGTAGAATAAATTTTTGCCGTCTTTCCAGACTGATTGATGCACATGCATGCCGCTTCCGTTATCCCCATATAGAGGTTTTGGCATAAATGTAGCGGTTTTTCCGTTTAGGTGAGCAACCATTTTAACGACGTATTTGTAAATTTGCACGTTGTCGGCAGCTTCAACCAAAGTGCCAAATTTCACGCCTATCTCGCCTTGTCCTTGAGCCACTTCGTGATGCACGACAAAGGTTTCAAGGCCCACTTGCTCAAGTACTTGAACCATCTCCGCACGCAGATCAACCATGCTATCTGTCGGTTGAGTGGCTAGATATCCGCCTTTTGTGCGAGGACGATGACCTGTATTGTAGCTATCTTTAAAGTCTCTTGCATCATTCCAGACTCCTTCTTCAGTGTCCACTTCAAACATCGCGCAGTTTGGCTGATCTATTATTTTAACGTTATCAAATACGAAAAATTCATTCTCTGGACCAAAATACGCCACATCTCCTATGCCACTTTCTTTTACATAAGCCATAGCCTTTTTGGCTATCGAGCGCGGACATTTTTCATACATTTGATCTTTGTAAATATCGAATACATCACAAAATACCACAGCGGTAATATCTGCCGTAAATGGATCTAAAAACGCACTTTCTGCTTCAGGCTTTAAAATCATATCCGATTTATCGATAGGTTGCCAGCCACCTGTAGAGCTTGCGTCAAAAGGAATTCCGTTGATAAAATGATCTTTTTCAACCGCCTTTACATTATAAGTTAGACTGTGCCATGCGCCGTTTATGTCGGTGTATCTAAAATCAATAAATTTAACCTCGTTTTCTTTACAAAATTCAAAAAAATGATCGACACTCTTTACAAATTTTCCCATTATCTTATATCTCCTTGGATTTAAATCTCGTAATTTTACCACATTTTTTAATGTTTAAGTTTGTTTTTATATTAATATTTCACCCGTTTTAAAATTCAACCATAAATTTATCTCTGTTTTTAAAGCAAGCGCATTTGCTATAGCCAAATTTTCTAGCGATATCCTCGCATTTTTGCCCGTTTAGCCCGACCTGATCTTTTGCATGCGCGTCAGAGCCAAAGGTTATAGCGATATCTAAATTCGCAAGCTCTTCAAGAAGCAGATTTGACGGATACTGCTCGGATATAGGCTTTCTAAACCCTGCGGCGTTTATCTCGACTGCCAAATTTGCCTTTTTGATCGCATCTAGGGCGTCTTTAGCTATCATTCTTACATCTTTTTTTGGTAGAAATTTAAACACCTTTATAAGGTCAAGATGTCCCACGATGTCAAATTTCCCGCTTCTTGCAAGCGCGCTTATGCAGTAAAAATAATCTTCCCAAATTTTATCTATATCTTTGTTTTTGTATTCGCCTATGAATTCGGGATTATCAAAGCCCCAGCCGTTTATGAAATGCACCGAGCCGATTAGATAATCAACCTTTCTATTTAGCACTCGCTCATCCATAAGGCCCTCTAAAAAATCAACCTCATACCCAAGCAAAATTTCGATTTTATCCTTAAACTCATCTTTAAGAGCAAGCACCTCTTTTTCATAAATTTCCATCTCATCAAAGCTCATTCTGTAAGCTTCGTCAAATTTCATCGGAGCATGATCTGAAAATCCAAAATAAGAAGTTTCCGAATCAATCGCCGCCAAAACGTACTCCCGCGGCTCATCTACTGCATGTTTGCAAAGCGGAGTGTGGTTGTGCAGATCCACCTTCATCAAATTTCCTTTTACTTTCAATAGCAGTTAAAATGCTATCAAAAGTTTATTAAATTTAAGAGCAAAATTTTTGTTTAAACTAATATTTCGTTAAATTTTAATATAATCTTGCCAAATTTGGATTAGGAGTTGTTATGACGCAAGAAGAGTTAGACGCCCTTATGGCAGGCGGACTTGACGGACTTGATGAGGAAGAGATAAAAGAAGAAGAGCCTGTCACAAAGGCAAAAGAGGAGAAAAAACCAGAGCCTGTTAGCGAGGCAAAAGGCTTGGATGACGTTGAAATTTATAGCGAATACCGCGTATCGGCAAATATAGCTTGGCCTCCGCCTCCGCCGACTGACGATCACAAGATGGTTCATCAACTTGATGATGTCACAAAAGATAGCGAAGAGAAAGCCACTCAGATGTTTGATAAGCTTGATGCGATCAATAACTTTTTTATGGATGCCGAAAGCGGCTGCAAGGATATCATAAGCGTAGCTCAATACAACATAGAAATTTTTACGAAATTGCATGAAAAATTCCCAAAAGTAGTTGCTTTTAAAGAGGCACTTGATAAGAACAGCGAGCTTAAAAACAGCGCCGAAGACGTGCTGGGAAATATCCAAATGGGCGAAGATGAAGTTATGATGACCATGGATATGATGCAGTATCAAGACATCCACCGCCAAAAGATAGAGCGCGTTATAAACGTTATGCGCGCGCTTAGCAAGTATATGAGCAGCCTGTTTGAGGGCAAGATCGATGATGAAAAGCGCGTGGGATCTGCCGTGTATATCGCGGGCGACACTACGACTGAAAACTTGGTAAGCAACGATGATATCGAAGCCTTGATCGAAAGTTTGGGCAAGAAGTGAAAAGACCTGAGCTACTAAGTCCGGCGGGAAATTTAACCAAGCTAAAAATCGCGCTTGAGTACGGAGCGGACGCCGTATATGCCAGCGTGGCTAGCTTTTCGCTTAGAACCCGCTCGGCAAGAGAATTTAACTTGCAAACCTTTGAAGAGGCGATAAGCTACACCCATTCAAAGGGTAAGAAATTTTACGCTACGGTTAATGCTTTTCCTTTTAACTCGCAAATCGAGCCTTTAAAGCGCCACTTAAAGACTATTTCAGCGATGAAGCCCGATGCTTTTATCATCGCAACTCCAGGCGTTATGAGCCTAGCTAAAGAGATAGCACCCGAGATAGAGGTTCACCTCTCCACACAAGCAAACGTGCTAAATTTCTTGGATGCTAAAATTTATCACGATATGGGCGCAAAGCGTATAGTCGTGGCGCGCGAGATGAATTTAAAAGATGTGATAAAGATAAAAGAGGCGATACCTACGCTTGATATCGAAATTTTCGTGCATGGCTCGATGTGTTTTGCGTATTCTGGGCGCTGTTTGGTAAGCTCGGTGCAAAGCGGACGCATGGCAAATCGCGGAAGCTGCGCGAATGATTGTCGCTTTAAATACGAGCTTTACGCCAAAAATGACGAAAGCGGAGTGCTATTTCGCCTTGAAGAGGATGAAAACGGCACACACATCATGAACTCAAAGGATCTAAAGCTTGCCGCTCACGTTGAGGAGATCATAAAATCAGGCGTTGTTGATAGCTTTAAGATAGAAGGTCGCACAAAGAGCGAATATTACGTAGCTTGCACGGCAAGGGCTTATAAAATGGCGATAGATGACGCGATGGCGGGTAAATTTGACGCACAAATTTATGATACCGAGCTAAATACGCTTAAAAATCGCGGCTTTACCGATGGATATTTGGTGCATAGACCATTTGAAAGACCGAGCACTCAAAATCACTTCAGCAGCCTAGAAGAGGGCACTCATCAGGTAAATGCCATAAGCGAGGATGGAGAGTTCTTTAAGTGCAAATTTAAGATAGTTTTAAACAGACCTTACGAGCTTGTAATGCCAATCGGCAAAGACGTAAGCGAAGCGGATAATGAAATTTGTAAAATTTACTCCAAAGATGGCAAGAAATTTATAGAGTTTAAGAAGCTCATCACGAAAAAAGGCAAAGAGATGAGCGAAATTCATAGCGGAAATGAAAATGAGGTCAATTTAGGCGTGAAGTTACCTGAATTTAGCTTTTTGAGAGAGGAGATAAGATGAAATTTGTTTCGATTATAATGGGAAGCAAGAGCGATTACGAGATAGTAAACGAAGCGGCGAAAGTTTTAGAAAAATTTGAAGTAAGCTACGAGCTTATCATCTCTTCGGCGCATAGAAGCCCAAAGAGAACCAGTGAATATGTATCAAGCGCGGAAAGCAGAGGAGCTCAAGTGTTTATCGCAGCAGCAGGCATGGCGGCTCACTTAGCAGGAGCGATCGCTGCAAATACAACTCGCCCGGTTATCGGTATACCGATGGGCGGAAGCTCGCTAAGCGGTGTTGATGCGCTTTACTCTACGGTGCAAATGCCTGCGGGCATGCCGGTAGGAACTGTCGCTATCGGCAAGGCCGGAGCCGTAAATGCGGCCTATCTTGCACTTCAAATTTTAGCGCTTAACGATAGCTCGCTTGATGAGAGCTTAAGAGCCGATAGAGAAGCTAAAGCAAAAGCGGTCGAGGAAGACTCGAAAAAAGTGGAGGTCTTACTCGCGTAAAAGGAGCAAAAATGCAGACTTATTTAAGCATCGATGAATTTTGC
The Campylobacter sp. RM16189 genome window above contains:
- the purE gene encoding 5-(carboxyamino)imidazole ribonucleotide mutase, whose translation is MKFVSIIMGSKSDYEIVNEAAKVLEKFEVSYELIISSAHRSPKRTSEYVSSAESRGAQVFIAAAGMAAHLAGAIAANTTRPVIGIPMGGSSLSGVDALYSTVQMPAGMPVGTVAIGKAGAVNAAYLALQILALNDSSLDESLRADREAKAKAVEEDSKKVEVLLA
- a CDS encoding chemotaxis protein, with protein sequence MTQEELDALMAGGLDGLDEEEIKEEEPVTKAKEEKKPEPVSEAKGLDDVEIYSEYRVSANIAWPPPPPTDDHKMVHQLDDVTKDSEEKATQMFDKLDAINNFFMDAESGCKDIISVAQYNIEIFTKLHEKFPKVVAFKEALDKNSELKNSAEDVLGNIQMGEDEVMMTMDMMQYQDIHRQKIERVINVMRALSKYMSSLFEGKIDDEKRVGSAVYIAGDTTTENLVSNDDIEALIESLGKK
- a CDS encoding histidinol-phosphatase, giving the protein MKVDLHNHTPLCKHAVDEPREYVLAAIDSETSYFGFSDHAPMKFDEAYRMSFDEMEIYEKEVLALKDEFKDKIEILLGYEVDFLEGLMDERVLNRKVDYLIGSVHFINGWGFDNPEFIGEYKNKDIDKIWEDYFYCISALARSGKFDIVGHLDLIKVFKFLPKKDVRMIAKDALDAIKKANLAVEINAAGFRKPISEQYPSNLLLEELANLDIAITFGSDAHAKDQVGLNGQKCEDIARKFGYSKCACFKNRDKFMVEF
- the glnA gene encoding type I glutamate--ammonia ligase, translated to MGKFVKSVDHFFEFCKENEVKFIDFRYTDINGAWHSLTYNVKAVEKDHFINGIPFDASSTGGWQPIDKSDMILKPEAESAFLDPFTADITAVVFCDVFDIYKDQMYEKCPRSIAKKAMAYVKESGIGDVAYFGPENEFFVFDNVKIIDQPNCAMFEVDTEEGVWNDARDFKDSYNTGHRPRTKGGYLATQPTDSMVDLRAEMVQVLEQVGLETFVVHHEVAQGQGEIGVKFGTLVEAADNVQIYKYVVKMVAHLNGKTATFMPKPLYGDNGSGMHVHQSVWKDGKNLFYGKGNYANLSDFARWYIGGILHHARSVAAFTNPSTNSYKRLIPGFEAPSILTYSSQNRSASVRIPYGSGEKSVRAEIRFPDSTANPYLAFSAMLMAGLDGVKNKFEPVGPMDENLFKLHLDEIRERGIEQLPHTLRGSLEALIRDNEYLSPIMTDIFIDAFQHYKFETQVWPYEARPTAYEFKTCYSC
- a CDS encoding peptidase U32 family protein, with the protein product MKRPELLSPAGNLTKLKIALEYGADAVYASVASFSLRTRSAREFNLQTFEEAISYTHSKGKKFYATVNAFPFNSQIEPLKRHLKTISAMKPDAFIIATPGVMSLAKEIAPEIEVHLSTQANVLNFLDAKIYHDMGAKRIVVAREMNLKDVIKIKEAIPTLDIEIFVHGSMCFAYSGRCLVSSVQSGRMANRGSCANDCRFKYELYAKNDESGVLFRLEEDENGTHIMNSKDLKLAAHVEEIIKSGVVDSFKIEGRTKSEYYVACTARAYKMAIDDAMAGKFDAQIYDTELNTLKNRGFTDGYLVHRPFERPSTQNHFSSLEEGTHQVNAISEDGEFFKCKFKIVLNRPYELVMPIGKDVSEADNEICKIYSKDGKKFIEFKKLITKKGKEMSEIHSGNENEVNLGVKLPEFSFLREEIR